A genomic region of Endomicrobiales bacterium contains the following coding sequences:
- a CDS encoding methyltransferase domain-containing protein → MKSAFSLEIDNNSKYFHISEFDRNEIDNPDVYALSRIHYRYRIDKMVGFVTKVFHNPENTKVVDIGCAQGNLSLLLAEMGYSVYAVDLRETYLEYSKLKYEHGKIVWLNENVEKIGTVYPQGTFDVVILGELIEHCAFPENILADAMNLLREGGSLIVTTPNANKIFNDIQKFSKVKDRQSLVNKQYGPDGCDHLFLFEISDMKSIKPLNSTIIESGYIGSSLVNRFTMPLLKLLPIVAINWIMKIANLVWPVNRYLSYGLYWILRKNSSAKISVN, encoded by the coding sequence ATGAAATCAGCGTTTTCACTTGAAATTGATAATAATAGTAAATATTTTCACATATCTGAATTTGATAGAAATGAGATTGATAATCCCGATGTATATGCTTTATCTCGAATTCATTATAGATACCGGATTGACAAAATGGTTGGTTTTGTAACAAAAGTTTTTCATAACCCGGAAAATACAAAAGTAGTTGATATTGGTTGTGCCCAGGGCAATCTAAGTCTATTATTGGCTGAAATGGGTTACTCTGTGTACGCAGTTGATTTGAGGGAAACATATCTTGAATATTCAAAATTGAAATATGAGCACGGTAAAATAGTATGGTTGAATGAAAATGTTGAAAAAATCGGCACTGTGTATCCACAAGGCACATTTGATGTCGTGATATTAGGCGAACTTATTGAACATTGTGCTTTTCCGGAAAACATACTTGCTGATGCGATGAACCTTTTGCGTGAAGGAGGATCGCTCATTGTTACTACACCTAACGCTAACAAAATCTTTAATGATATACAAAAGTTTAGCAAAGTAAAGGATAGGCAATCACTCGTTAATAAACAGTATGGCCCAGATGGGTGTGACCATCTATTTCTATTTGAAATCTCGGACATGAAATCCATTAAACCGTTAAACTCAACAATCATTGAAAGTGGATATATTGGCTCATCATTAGTCAATCGCTTTACGATGCCATTATTGAAACTATTACCGATAGTTGCTATCAACTGGATAATGAAAATTGCAAATTTAGTTTGGCCTGTAAATAGATATTTATCTTATGGTCTATATTGGATATTAAGAAAGAATTCCAGTGCGAAAATTTCTGTGAATTGA
- a CDS encoding glycosyltransferase: protein MKISFIVATMNRDKKLEECLKSIDHSVMVCPGVTTDTIVVYQNGTRPTLELIANHPNTQFLTIETKGLALSRNYAISKSTGDYLVFIDDDAVIDHGFIKVLKSVIESTHANAYCGKIIDPKSKKNFTGHFSPNRNMQLRMSDYRLFMGSSHILSKNLLTRLGGYDEMFGAGAQYPAAEETDLFFRILRNKEKVLYIPELIFMHSIENVTQKEKVFKYSFAIGAMFAKQIFNDPWHCMYYIYMVANILLRSAVRMVQYIIVPHSIELKNSRFHYRAVFEGTIHGFLSYRKKGTY, encoded by the coding sequence ATGAAAATATCATTCATTGTTGCAACGATGAATAGGGATAAGAAATTGGAGGAGTGTCTTAAATCGATTGATCATTCGGTAATGGTCTGTCCGGGTGTTACAACTGATACTATTGTTGTTTATCAAAATGGAACTAGGCCAACTCTCGAGCTGATAGCAAATCACCCAAATACACAATTTTTAACAATTGAAACCAAAGGGCTTGCGCTGTCAAGAAATTACGCGATAAGTAAATCTACTGGAGACTATCTCGTATTTATAGATGATGATGCAGTCATTGACCATGGGTTTATTAAAGTGCTAAAGAGTGTAATTGAATCAACACATGCGAATGCTTACTGTGGTAAAATAATTGATCCAAAAAGCAAGAAAAACTTTACAGGCCATTTTTCACCAAATAGGAATATGCAGCTAAGGATGTCGGACTATAGATTATTCATGGGAAGCTCACACATCCTTTCTAAAAATTTACTTACTCGCCTTGGTGGATATGATGAAATGTTTGGAGCAGGCGCACAATATCCTGCCGCCGAGGAAACCGATCTATTCTTTAGAATATTAAGAAATAAGGAAAAAGTATTGTATATACCAGAGTTGATTTTTATGCATTCAATAGAGAATGTAACACAGAAAGAAAAAGTGTTCAAATATTCATTTGCAATTGGAGCAATGTTTGCAAAACAAATATTCAATGATCCTTGGCATTGCATGTACTATATTTATATGGTTGCAAATATATTGTTAAGAAGTGCTGTGCGAATGGTTCAATACATTATTGTTCCTCATAGTATAGAGTTAAAGAATAGCCGATTTCATTATAGAGCTGTCTTTGAAGGAACAATTCATGGGTTTCTATCATATCGCAAAAAAGGTACATATTAA
- a CDS encoding glycosyltransferase family 4 protein, with product MRIGIDARVLSNQRTGIGTYLINILRCIEKLDTDNEFFLYSNREIVLPFVNPRWTKRIGTGIIAKLGTLWLNTSGRSQMIRDKIDVFWGAQQVLPIGLKIRKVVTVCDFVWHYYPQTMSKYNLFIHRLFAKKAIINANAILCISENTANDLKILVPNSNPVYVTPCAANTNFKPYGKDESRKYINNKYQFSEKYILSVGTVEPRKNIVSLIKAFKILKDKHRIDSKLVIAGCRGWKTSDLLSEYRKLNFNSNEIIFLGFIRDDDMPKLYSGAEIFVFPSLYEGFGLPVLEAMSCGCPVITSNVSSLPEVVGNAGISIDTNNEKILAYEMNALLDDSNKRTQLSVRGLERTKLFSWERSAKLTLQVLTQNEK from the coding sequence ATGAGAATTGGTATTGATGCACGAGTTCTTTCAAATCAACGCACAGGCATCGGTACCTATCTTATTAACATCCTTAGATGTATTGAAAAGTTAGATACAGATAATGAGTTCTTCCTATACTCAAATAGAGAAATCGTCCTGCCATTCGTTAATCCTCGTTGGACAAAGCGCATCGGAACTGGAATCATTGCCAAATTAGGTACGCTGTGGTTGAATACATCTGGCCGTTCGCAAATGATACGAGATAAGATTGATGTTTTTTGGGGGGCTCAGCAAGTTTTACCAATAGGGCTTAAGATTAGAAAAGTAGTAACAGTGTGTGACTTTGTTTGGCATTATTATCCGCAAACAATGTCAAAGTATAATTTATTTATTCATAGATTGTTTGCAAAAAAAGCGATTATAAACGCAAATGCTATACTCTGCATCTCAGAAAATACTGCAAATGATTTAAAAATACTCGTGCCAAATTCTAATCCAGTTTATGTAACACCTTGTGCGGCAAATACTAATTTTAAACCTTATGGAAAAGATGAATCCAGAAAATATATTAATAACAAATATCAATTTTCAGAAAAATATATTCTATCTGTAGGGACAGTTGAACCAAGGAAAAACATAGTATCTTTGATAAAAGCATTTAAAATACTTAAAGATAAACACAGAATTGATTCAAAATTAGTAATTGCTGGATGTAGAGGTTGGAAAACAAGTGATTTATTGTCGGAATATAGAAAATTAAACTTTAATTCTAATGAAATAATATTTTTGGGTTTTATACGTGACGATGATATGCCAAAACTTTATTCGGGTGCTGAAATATTTGTATTCCCATCCTTGTATGAAGGTTTCGGTCTTCCTGTTTTGGAAGCAATGTCATGTGGCTGTCCAGTTATAACATCTAATGTATCTTCACTCCCAGAAGTTGTTGGTAACGCAGGAATATCTATTGATACGAATAATGAAAAAATCTTAGCGTACGAAATGAATGCGTTATTAGATGATAGCAATAAAAGAACTCAACTATCAGTTCGCGGTTTAGAAAGAACAAAATTATTCTCTTGGGAAAGGTCCGCAAAACTAACGCTACAAGTACTAACACAAAATGAGAAATAA